DNA sequence from the Selenomonas timonae genome:
CGAGATGTACTGCGCGAGACGGGGATCACGGCGACAGCGGGCATCGGAACAAATCTCTACCTTGCAAAGGTTGCGATGGACATCGTGGCAAAGCATATGAAGCCGGATGCGGACGGCGTGCGCATTGCGGCACTGGACGAGATGAGCTATCGCCAGCAGCTCTGGACGCATCGTCCGCTCACGGACTTTTGGCGCGTCGGCAGAGGCTATGCGCGAAAGCTCGAGGAGAATGGACTTTATACGATGGGCGACATTGCGCGCTGCTCTCTCGGGAAATCAAATGCACGGCACAACGAAGATCTCCTTTATCGACTCTTCGGCGTACAGGCGGAGCTGCTGATCGACCATGCGTGGGGCTATGAGTGCGCACGCATGGAGGACATTAAAAACTACCGACCGAAATCGCGCAGCACGCATATGGGGCAGGTACTCCAGCATCCGTATACCGCGCAGAAGGCACGCCTCGTCGTCTGGGAGATGGCAGATGCCCTCTCCATTGAGCTGGCGGAGAAACGCCTCACGAGTGACCGCCTCGAGCTGACCGTCGGCTATGACATCGAGAACCTGACACGACCCGAGATCCGCGCCCTCTACCACGGCCGCATCCGCACGGATCGCTATGGGCGAAAGATACCGTGGCCGGCACACGGCAGAGTGCTCATCGACCGCGGTGTACTCCCGCACGCAATCATGAAGGCGCTGACCAAACTCTTCGACGAGATCGTCAATCCCGCCCTCCTCATCCGAAGACTCACACTCTCCGCACAACATTCAATGACCGAGGAGCAGCACGCCTCCGCCGCTGAGCAAATCTCCCTCTTTACGCCCGAGGAGACGGCGGCAACTGTCCTGACACCTGCGGAGATTGCTGCACAGGAAAAGGAAAAGGCGCTACAGGAAGCAATCATCGCCATCAAGAAGACCTATGGCAAGAATGCCATCCTGCGCGGATCGAATCTCATCGACGGCGCAACGGCACGTCTGCGCAACAGCCAGATTGGTGGACACAAGGCATAAATATGACAGGAGAACAATATGCAGCGACGCATTGAGGACTATACGGACATCATCCATCTGCCGCGCCCCATCTCGCGGACGCATCCGCCCATGTCGCAGCACGACCGCGCGGGACAGTTCGCCCCCTTCTCCGCGCTCACGGGACTCCATGCTGCCGCTGACCGCACGGCACAGGAAAAAGCTGCGCAATATGATAAATACACGCCGCCGGAGCATATTGCTTGACAAAAATCAAAAACATCGCTACAATACTATCCATGTCGGGATGTGGCTCAGCTTGGTAGAGCGCATCGTTCGGGACGATGAGGTCGCAGGTTCGAATCCTGTCATCCCGACCATCTTCATATGGATATGAGCCGGAGCCATTGGGCGCCGGTGTTTTTATTTCCGGAGGCAAATATGGGAGACGAACTCAAACGCTGCAGTTGGGTGAAACTGGATGATCCCATCTATGTGAAATACCACGATGAGGAATGGGGGCAGCCGCTTCACGATGACCGTGCGCTCTACGAGCTTTTCATTCTTGAGACATTTCAGGCCGGGCTGTCGTGGGCGACGATCCTCCACAAGCGCGAGAACTTCCGCCGTGCATACGAGGGTTTTATTCCCGAGCGAGTCGCGGCGTTCAATGCAGCAAAGGTCGAGGAACTAATGCAGGATGGGGGGTTTGTGCGCAACCGCCGCAAGATCGAGGCGAGCATTGTGAACAGCCGCATCTTCCTCGACATCGTGCGCGAGTTTGGCTCGTTTGACCGCTATATCTGGGGCTTTACGGATGGAAAACCCGTGCGCGAGAGCTGCGAACTGCGTACAACCTCGCCGCTCTCAGACAAGGTGTCAAATGACCTCAAGAAGCGCGGCATGCGATTCGTCGGCTCGACCTGCATCTACTCGACACTGCAGGCGATTGGTGTACTTGCGGCGCACACGGACGAATGCGATTGGAGCAAATCATGAGCGGCGTCGATCCGCGCCTCGCCGCCCTGCGCACAGCCTTTCTCTGCACGCTCCCGATTCTCGCAGGCTTTCTCTTCATCGGGCTTGCTTACGGCATCTATACGAACGTCTCGGGCTTCTCGTTCTGGTATCCGATGGCAATGAGCGCGCTCATCTTCGGCGGCTCGCTCGAGTTCATTGCAACAACACTCCTCCTCAGCCCTTTTGCCCCATTGCAGACCTTCCTCCTCGCACTCATGGTGCAGGGACGACATATCTTCTACGGTATTTCCATGTTCGAGAGGTATCGCGGCACGGGTTGGAAGAAGCCCTATCTCATCTACGGGATGTGCGATGAGTCCTTCTCCATCAACTACACGACGAAGATTTCAGAGGGCGTTGATGCGGGCTGGTTTATGTTCTTTGTCACCCTGCTGAACCAGATCTACTGGGTTGCAAGCGCAACCATCGGTGGACTGGTCGGCACGAGCCTCCCCATCAATACGGAGGGTATTGAATTCGCTATGACAGGACTCTTCGTCGTGATCTTTATGGAGCAGTGGATGAACGACCCGCAGCATTATACGGGCATCCTCGGACTTGCAGCTGCAGGCATCGCACTTGCCGTCTTCGGGCGTGAGGCTTTTATGCTCCCGACCATGTTCATCATTCTCGCGGGATGCCTCGCACTCCGTCCCTTCATCGAAGGGAGAGAGATGGCATGACGTTCACTGAACAGTGTATTACCATCGGGCTCTGTGCGCTTGCGAGTGTACTCACGCGCGCCCTCCCCTTTCTCCTGATCTCAGAGAAGAAGCCGACGCCGCCGATTATCCGCTACCTCGGCAACGTCCTCCCCGCCGCCGTCTTTGGGATGCTTGTCGTCTACTGTCTCAAGGATACAACATTGTTCAGTGGCAGTCACGGTCTGCCGGAGCTTACAGGAATACTCGTGACTGCATTGCTTCATCTGAAATTTCGCCAGATGCTGCTCTCGATTGGAGGAGGGACGGCAGTCTATATGATACTAATTCAATGGGTATTCATCCCATAAAAAAAATTCCCCATAAAGGGGAATTTTTTGATGGTTACATATAGTCATCCGCCGTGCGGGTCTTTGCCTTCTTGCGGAGGCCAAGCATACGCGAGATACGGTCGACAATGACATAGAACACGGGAATGAGGAAGATACCCAGAATGGTGGCAAAGAGCATGCCGCCGACAACAGCGACGCCCATGCCGTTACGCGCCGCAGCGCCCGCACCGGATGCCATGCAGAGAGGCAGACAGCCAATGATGAACGCAAACGATGTCATGAGGATCGGGCGGAGACGCAGCCCCGCCGCCTGAATCGCCGCTTTGAGCGGATCCATGCCGCGATCCACGCGAATCTTCGCGAACTCAACAATCAGAATTGCATTCTTTGCCGCAAGACCGATGACCATGATGACACCGATCTGCATATAGACGCTGTTCTGATAGCCCGCCGCAGGAATGCCAATTGTGCCGAAGATCGTCGCGAGGATGTACTCGGAGAAGAGTGCCCCGAAGATGCCAGTCGGCACCGTGAAGAGCACGGCAAACGGTACGCTCCAGCTCTCATAGAGTGCCGCAAGACAGAGGAATACAAAGACCAGACAGAGTGCAAGCACCTGCATAGTTGAATCCGCCGACTTCTTCTCCTCACGGCTCTGCCCCGACCACTCGATGCTGAATCCGGAACCCGCGTGCTTCTGCACAATCTCGGTGATGGCGTTCATCGCCTCGCCCGAGCTGTAGCCGGAGCCGGAACTTCCCTGGAACGTGATCGAACGCGCGCCGTTGAATCGGCTGATCTGCGTGGGACCCGTTGTGAGTTTGGGTTTGAGCAAGGTATCGAGAGGTACCATGCCGCCCTGAGAGTTCTTGACAAAGACGAACTTTGCCGCCTCTGCCTCGGTGCGATAGGTCACGTCGGACTGCAGCACGACCTTGTAGGTCCGCCCGAACTGGTTGAAGTCATTGACCTCATAGCCGCCGAAGTTGACCTGCAGTGCCGTGAATACATCCGAGAGCTGAACGCCGAGATTCTTGACCTTTTCGCGGTCAATCTCATACTGATAGCTCGGCGCGTTGATCTTAAACGTCGAGCGCACGCCCCGTAGCTCGGGGCGCGTATTTGCCTCGGCAAGAATCGCATTCACGATGTCGTTGAGCTCGGTGTCGGAATGTCCGCTCATGTCCTGCAGCTGGAGCGACCAGCCGCCGACATTGCCGAGCCCCGGCAGTGCGGGCGGATTGATGGCAACGACAAGTGCCTCGGGTGCCTCCATCGCGCCGACGCGGAACATCGTACCGACCGCAGCGGCAACCGACTCAGCGAGCCCTGCACGCTGCGACCAGTCCTTCATACCAACGAACACGACAGCACCGTTAGAGTTCGCACCGCCCGCGAGGATGTCGAAGCCGTTGATGGACATGACGGCACTCTGCCCCTTGATCTCGCGCTGTGCCGCCTGCTGGATCTTGTCCACGGTCTTCTGTGTCTGATTCGTGGACGTGCCCGGCGGCAGCTGAATCGCGATCATCATATAGCCCTGATCTTCCTCAGGGACAAATGTGGTCGGCAGATTCCGATAGATGATCGCCGTAAGCCCGCAGACGATGAGCAGGAAGATAACGGCAACCTTCGATTTGCGGATAAACTTGCTAACGATACCAACATAGCCCTTGCGCGTCGCATCGAACCAGTTATTGAATCGGTCAAAGAAGCGGTCGAGTACGCTCTTTGTCCCATTCTCCTTCTTTGGTTTGAGCATGAGAGCGCAGAGTGCCGGCGTCAGCGACAGCGCGACAAAGGCAGAAATCGCCATCGAGATTGCAATCGTGAGCGCGAACTGCTTGTAGAGCACGCCCATCATGCCGCCGAGGAAGGCAACGGGGACAAAGACCGCTGCGAGCACGAAGGCAATCGCAACAACAGGCCCCTGCACCTCTGCCATCGCACGCTCCGTTGCGTCAACGGGCGAAAGTCCGCTCTCCATATGATGCTCGACGTTCTCGATGACGACGATCGCATCGTCGACGACAAGACCGATTGCAAGCACCATTGCAAAGAGTGTCAGCGTATTGATGGAGAAATCCAACAGGACGAACGCGCCGAATGCACCGATGAGGGACACAGGCACGGCGAGCAGCGGGATCAGCGTCGCGCGCCAGCTCTGCAAAAAGAGGAAGATGACGAGCACGACGAGCAGCAGTGCCTCAAGGAAGGTATGCACAACCTCCTTAATGGATGCGTTGATGTAGTCGGTACTGTCAAAGACGGACTTCATCTTGAGCCCGGGAGGGAAGGTCTTCTCCGCCTCCTCTAGGATCTTGCGCACCTCCGCAAGGGTAATCATGGCGTTCGCATCGGAGGTCAGCTGAATGCCGAAACCAACGGCGGGATAGCCGTTAAATTTCGCAACAATATTATTTTGACGCTGACCGGTCTCAATACGTGCAACATCCTTCAAGCGGACGAATGTGCCGTCCTTGCCCGCGGCAATGATGACGTTGCCGAACTCCTCGGGGGTCGTAAGACGCCCCTGTACCTTGCCCGTGAACTGCTTCTCCTGCCCGTTCTGCGTCGGCATACCGCCGACCGTGCCGGCAGGAGCCTGTACGTTCTGCTCGTTGATTGCCCGTGTAATGTCCGAAACGGTCAGACCGAGCTCCGCGAGGCGATCCGGATTCATCCAGACGCGCATCGCATAGTCGGCACCGAATACCTGCACATCGCCCACGCCGCTGACGCGCTTGATCGCATCGAGGAAGTAGAGCGTCGCATAGTTCTTCATGAAGGCGCGGTCATAGGTGCCGTCCTCGGAGTACAGCGAAACGAAGTACGCCATCTGCCCCGAGGATTTGCGCGTCGTAACGCCCGCCGACTGCACGGAGGATGGCAGGCTGGCATTTGCCCCCGCCGCATTGTTCTGCACCTTGACGGCATCCATATCTCCGTCCGTGCCGACATCGAACGTAACAGAAAGGCTGTAACGCCCCGTATCATCAGAGGTGGAGCTCATGTAGTCCATCCCCTGCGTACCGTTGATCTGCTCCTCGATGACCTGCGCCACCGTCTCATTGACAACGGCAGCACTTGCGCCCGTATAGTTCGCCGACACCGCAACCGTCGGCGGCGAGATCTGCGGATACTGCGCGATTGGCAGTGAGAACCCCGCGATCGTACCGATGATGACGATCATCACCGCAATGACAATCGCAAAGATCGGTCGGTGTATGAAAAATTTTGCCAAAGGATCTCCTCCTTACTTCGCGGGCGTGAGCTCACGCGTATTAAAGTTGGAGGTATCCCCCTCAAGCGAGAATCCCATGTCGCTTGCTGTCACCATCGTCACGGCTAGATCGCCGCCCTCCTGGAGCGTGGTCAGCCCCTCAACCACAACGATATCCGAGCTGTCCAAACCTTCCTTGACAACGTAGTAGCTGCCAATCTTATCGCCCAGTGTCACCGTGCGTGCGACAGCCTTATTGTCCGGCCCTACGAGCATGACAAAGGACTTGCCGAGCAGCTGCTGAACAGCACGCTCAGGCACGAGAATCGCATTCGGAATCGTGTCGCCGATCAGGCTGACGCGCGCAAACATGCCCGGCAGGAGAAGTCCATCCGGATTATCAAAGAGAGCCTTTACCGTCAGTGTCCCCGTCTGAGCAGTAAGAGCGCGATCCGAGGTCACGATATGCCCGATGATCGGATACTTCGAGCCGTTGGAGAGCGTCAGCTCGACCACAACAGCAGCGATTCCGCCCTGCTGTGCCGCCTGCTCAACGAAGTTCAGGTACTCGTTCTCTGAGAGGCTGAACTGCGCAAAGATCGGGTTTGCTGTGCCCATCGAAACGAGCGTCGTCGTTCCCGCAGAGACAAATGTCCCCATCGCCACATCATCTACAGAGAGCTGCCCCGACATCGGTGCGTAGATCACCGTATCATCGAGATTCTCCTGTGCCTGACGCACGAGTGCTTCATTCGCAGCGACCGCCGCCTCATAGGCGTTCACCTGTGCCTGCTGCGTGGAGAGTGTCTGCTCAGAGACCGCTGCACTGGCATAGAGCTGCTGATAGCGTCCGAGATCCATGCGCGCATTGTTCAGCGTCGCCTCGGATTGCGCAAGCACGGCCTTCGCCTGCAGAAGCGCACTCTCATACTGGCGAGAGTCAATGCGGTAGAGTGGCTGCCCTGCCGATACAGACTGCCCACCCACGATGTATTTCTCGACAATGTTCCCGGAGACACGCGACTGAATCTTCACCTCGTCCGTGCCCACGATCTGCCCCGCATATACATGCGTGAGCGGCGTATCCTGCCGCAGTACATTCATCGCCTTGACAGACGTCGCACGCGCTCCGCCCCCCTGCTGACCGCTCCCGCAGCCGCTCAGAAGCATAGCGAGCGCGAAGATCGCAGCGACGAGAACGCCCAGACCTTTTCTGTTCTCAAACAAATAAATAACCTCCTCTTTCCCATTCCCCACATCATGTGAAAGGTGTTAACATATGTATGAAGAAGGGCAGGTATCCGCACGGGAATCCCTGCCATAACAGATTCATATTAGCGAAGCACGGTGCAAAAGTCAAGAAATGATGTGTGCTTCAAGGTGAAGTTTAACCGATTTTTAACCGAGTCCGATGCGGTCAAGAGCGGCTGCGGCAGCTTGCTGCTCCGCCTCCTTCTTGCTACGTCCCGTACCTTCCCCCATCGGCTCGTCACCAATAAGAACGCGGGTCGTAAAACGCTTGTCATGGTCGGGTCCCGTCTCACCGATCAGCTTGTAGGAAATCGACGCATGTCGCTTCTGCTGCACATGCTCCTGCAGTGTCGTCTTGTAGTCGCGCGCAACATGCGTCTTCTCTACAGAGAGCGCCTCAGCAGCAAGCTGATGTGCCACATAGTCACGCGCTGTCTCCCAGCCGCCGTCGAGATAGACGGCACCGACGAGCGCCTCGAATGCGTTCTCGAGATTGTTCTGCCTATCTGCGCCCCCATTGTGCAGCTCCCCACGCCCGAGCAGGAGGTAGCTGCCAAGGTCGAGCTGCCGCGCAAGGCGCGCAAGCGTCTCACTCTGAACGAGGCTCGCGCGCATCTTCGTCAGCTCCCCCTCGGAGCACTCCGGAAAATGCGCATACAAATACGTGCTGGAGGCAAGCTCCAGCACGGCATCGCCCAGAAACTCCAGACGTTCGTTATGCGGTATATCATCCTTCGCTTCATTTGTATACGAAGGGTGGGTCAGCGCCTCATCGAGCAGCGAGAGGTCGCCGAAGGAAACACCTATTTGGACAGAAAGGCGCACAAGTGCTGCGCGCCTTCCCTCCGTCATTTCGTGTGCCATTTGTTTTACTTCTGATACTTCTTGACGACGAGACAGGCGTTGTGCCCGCCGAAGCCGAAGGAGTTCGAGATCGCCGCGCGAACTTTTTTCGCACGCGCCTTATTCGGTACATAGTCGAGGTCGAGCCCCTCGTCCGGCGTATCGTAGTTGATCGTCGGCGGGAGCATATCGTTCTCGACTGCAAGCGCCGTTGCAATCAGCTCAACACTGCCTGCAGCACCGAGTAGATGTCCCGTCATGGACTTGATCGAGGAGACTGCAACATCCTTTGCAGCATCGCCCCAGACCGTCTTGATTGCCTCGGTCTCGCAGAGGTCATTCATATGCGTGGACGTGCCATGTGCATTGATATAGTCGATATCCTCCGGGCTGAGTCCCGCATCGTCGAGGGCGTACTTCATGCACTTCGCCTGATATTCGCCATGCGGCGCGGGGCTCGTAATGTGATAGCCGTCGGAGTTGGAACCATAGCCGACGAGCTCGGCGTAGATATGTGCACCACGCGCCTCTGCGTGCTCGAGCGTCTCAAGCACGACCAGACCCGCGCCCTCGCCCATGACGAAGCCCGAGCGGTTCTTGTCGAACGGACGCGAGGCATGCGCGGGATCGTCGTTGTGATCCGTGCAGAGTGCCTTCATCGCAGCAAAGCCCGCGCTTGCAGCCTCGGAGATGCTTGCCTCCGTGCCGCCCGCGATCATGATGTCTGCCTCGCCACGCTGCATCACGCGATAGGCATCGCCGATACAGTTCGCGCCCGTCGCACACGCCGTCACAACACAGGACACAGGACCATGCAGGCCGTAGTTGATTGCGACCTGCCCCGCTGCCATGTTGGCAATCATCATGGGGATGAAGAAGGGGCTGACGCGCTCGGGTCCCTTGTCAAAGAGGCGCTCATAGGTGCTATGCATCGTCTCGATGCCGCCGATGCCCGCGCCGACATAGGCGCCGATGCGATCGCGATCCTCGCTGTCCAGATCGAGCCCCGCGTCTGCAATCGCCATACCGGCGGAGACGACGGCGAACTGAGCGTAGCGATCCATGCGCTTTGCCTCTTTCTTGTCGATGTAGCCATCGACATCGAAGTCCTTGACCTCGCCCGCAATCTGCGCAGCGTAGTTCGTCGCATCGAAGCGGGTAATGCGTTCAATGCCGTTCTTGCCTGCAAGCAGCGCCTCCCAGAAGGCGTCCTTACCAATGCCGATCGGCGTGATCGGGCCAACCCCCGTAACGACAATTCTCTTCTTCAAACCAACCGACTCCTTTCCTAGAGTTCACACCCTAGTTCGCTGCCTCAAGCTGCTCTTTCAGCTCTTCAAATATCTCATGAACACTCAAAATCCGATCGATGCGCGGCATGAACTCGCCCGTAAAGACCAAGCCCGTCTCGAGATCTCCCTGCTGCGCACGCGAGAGTGCGCGGATGATGCAGAAGTGATGGTCACACTGCTTCAGGCAGCGGTCGCACACCTTCGGCGGTACTGGCCCCTCCATGATCCGTGCCGAGAACGGGGTGCGCACAGCACGCCCCGGCAGCCCCACGGGGCTGTGGATGATGACAATGTCATCCTTCTTGGATTTCAGGTAATACTGCTTCAGCGACGGCGCAGCATTGGACTCCTCACAAGCCGCAAAGCGCGAACCGAGCTGTACGCCATCTGCACCCATCTTGTGCAGATCCGCAATATCCTGCCCCGTCAGGATACCGCCGGCTGCAAAGATCGGAATCTTCACCGCCGCGCGGACATCGGAGATGATATTGCGCACGGACTGATCCGTGCCGAGATGACCGCCTGCCTCCTTGCCCTCGACAACGACCGCAGCCGCGCCGAGTTTTTCGGAGATCTTCGCCAGCTTCGCCGTGGAGACAATCGGCACAATCGGGGTGCCGGACTCCTTGCCGAGCTGGAACATATCGCGGGAGAATCCCGCACCTGCGACCACGAGGTCAATGCCCTCATCAATCGCAATTTTAACGGCATCCGCAAAGTCGCTTGCCGCGACCATCTCATTGATGCCGATGATCCCATTGGGAGATAGTGAGCGCGCGAGACGAATCTCATAGCGCAGTTCCTGCGGCTTCATGCCGGAGGCCGCGATGAGTCCGATTCCGCCCTCGTTTGCAACAGCGGCCGCGAGCCGCGCCGTTGTTATGCGGATCGCCATGCCGCCCTGAATGATGGGGATGGCGGCAACCTTATTGCCGATCCTCACCTCGGGTAGTCTCATATAAGCCCTCCAATCGGGAGAGTATGCCACACAGCAGCATCATGTTCATTGAACATTGACTCTCCACAAGAAGTTTTGGCTCCTCCTCCAACTCTCGTTCTATCGTCAGTCGGGAGGCACATGTATCACAGCAGGGTGCTTCCCACCCTGATTGTATGCAAATTCATAGATGTCTTTTGAGAAAAATCCCGTGCGCCTGAGCTGTCACGGGATTTCCCTAAAAGACCAGTTTTGTGCACGAATGCGACCAAAGGTCACTGTGTCTTACTTGTTCTGATCGATGTAGTTGACGACATCCTGAACCGTCTTAATCTTCTCAGCAGCCTCGTCGGGGATTTCAACATTGAATTCCTCCTCGAAAGCCATGATGAGCTCAACGATGTCGAGCGAATCTGCGCCAAGATCGTCAATGAAGGTGGACTCGAGGGTGACTTCATCAGCCTCCGAGCCAAGCTGTTCTACGACGATGTCGCGAACCTTGTCAAACGTTGCCATGCGTGTTCACCTCCTTTAAATAGATTGATTGTATGCTACATAACCATGCCGCCGTCTACATTAAGCGTCTGGCCGGTAATGTACGACGCTGCATCACTTACAAGGAAGAGAACAGCATCGGCAACATGCTCCGGTTTGCCAAGTGCTCCAAGCGGAATGCCCTCAGCAATCTTTTCGCGAATGCTGTCCTTGAGGACAGCTGTCATATCGGTGTCGATAAAGCCTGGCGCAACGACGTTGACCGTAATCCCGCGCGGCGCAAATTCCTTTGCCGCAGACTTCGAGAAGCCGATCACGCCCGCCTTTGCCGCAGCGTAATTCGTCTGCCCCACGTTGCCGATCTCGCCGACCACGGAGGAGAGATTCACAATGCGCCCGCTGCGCTGCTTCGTCATGAACTTTGCAGCAGCCTTCGTGCAGGCATAGATGCCTTTGAGGTTCGTGTTGATCACAGCATCGAAATCCTCATCCTTCATGCGGACGAGCAGCGTATCGCGCGTAATGCCCGCATTGTTGACGAGAATATCGAGACCGCCGAGTTCCTCATGCACGCGCGTGACCATCTCGGTCGCGGCAGCGCTGTCGGAGACATCCGCCTGAACGAGCAGTGCCGTACCGCCCTGCTCCTCGATGATCGCCTTGACCTCCTCGGCTGCAGCCTGATTGCCCGCATAGTTGACGGCAACCTTTGCGCCCTCCTGTGCAAGCCGGATGGCGATTGCGCGCCCAATGCCGCGAGAACCGCCCGTAACAAGAGCAACTTTACCCTCAAGAAGCATGGATTTCCTCCTTAATCGCACCGAATTCATTTAATCATTACTTCTTTAGTGTGTCAAGTGTTTTTTGCAGGGATTCCACATTCTCGACGTTCAGGCTCTTCAGCGTCTTGTCGATGCGCTTGTTAAAGCCCGCGAGCGTCTTGCCGGGGCCGCATTCGACATAGGTATCCGCGCCAAAGTCGCGCATCGTGTTGACGCACGCAATCCAGCGCACGGGATGATCTGCCTGTGCGACGAGGTTCGCCTTGATCTCCTCTGCCGTCTGCTGAAGTCCGCCCGTATAGTTCGAGACCACGGGGAACGCCGCATCGTGCAGCGTGACCTTTTCGAGCTCTGCCGCGAGCTTTTTCGCGGCGGGTTCCATCAGCGTCGAGTGGAACGGTGCGGAGACGGGCAGAATGACCGCCTTCTTCGCGCCCTTTTCCTGCAGCAGCTGCACAGCTGTCTCTACGCCCTTCGCCGTACCTGCGATAACAGTCTGTCCGGGGCAGTTGAAGTTGACTGCCTGCACGGCGCCTGCTGCACTCGCTTCGGCGCAGACCGCAATGATCGTATCATCGTCGAGCCCGATCACCGCAGCCATCGCCCCCTCACCCACGGGAACGGCTTCCTGCATATAGGCACCGCGCTTGTGCACGAGAACGACAGCATCCTGGAACGAGAGCACGCCCGCCGCAACGAGTGCCGCATACTCTCCGAG
Encoded proteins:
- a CDS encoding efflux RND transporter periplasmic adaptor subunit, with translation MLLSGCGSGQQGGGARATSVKAMNVLRQDTPLTHVYAGQIVGTDEVKIQSRVSGNIVEKYIVGGQSVSAGQPLYRIDSRQYESALLQAKAVLAQSEATLNNARMDLGRYQQLYASAAVSEQTLSTQQAQVNAYEAAVAANEALVRQAQENLDDTVIYAPMSGQLSVDDVAMGTFVSAGTTTLVSMGTANPIFAQFSLSENEYLNFVEQAAQQGGIAAVVVELTLSNGSKYPIIGHIVTSDRALTAQTGTLTVKALFDNPDGLLLPGMFARVSLIGDTIPNAILVPERAVQQLLGKSFVMLVGPDNKAVARTVTLGDKIGSYYVVKEGLDSSDIVVVEGLTTLQEGGDLAVTMVTASDMGFSLEGDTSNFNTRELTPAK
- a CDS encoding Y-family DNA polymerase, producing the protein MKERTYIAIDLKSFYASVECIERGLNPMTTHLVVADESRTSKTICLAVSPALKAHGIGGRPRLFEVIRAAEQANARRKYRAPGKTLTGETRDAAELAAHPELGIAYHIASPRMALYMDYSMRIYEIYLRHVSPDDIHIYSIDEVFIDVTSYLRTERISAHDFTMRLIRDVLRETGITATAGIGTNLYLAKVAMDIVAKHMKPDADGVRIAALDEMSYRQQLWTHRPLTDFWRVGRGYARKLEENGLYTMGDIARCSLGKSNARHNEDLLYRLFGVQAELLIDHAWGYECARMEDIKNYRPKSRSTHMGQVLQHPYTAQKARLVVWEMADALSIELAEKRLTSDRLELTVGYDIENLTRPEIRALYHGRIRTDRYGRKIPWPAHGRVLIDRGVLPHAIMKALTKLFDEIVNPALLIRRLTLSAQHSMTEEQHASAAEQISLFTPEETAATVLTPAEIAAQEKEKALQEAIIAIKKTYGKNAILRGSNLIDGATARLRNSQIGGHKA
- a CDS encoding branched-chain amino acid transporter permease, which codes for MTFTEQCITIGLCALASVLTRALPFLLISEKKPTPPIIRYLGNVLPAAVFGMLVVYCLKDTTLFSGSHGLPELTGILVTALLHLKFRQMLLSIGGGTAVYMILIQWVFIP
- a CDS encoding DNA-3-methyladenine glycosylase I codes for the protein MGDELKRCSWVKLDDPIYVKYHDEEWGQPLHDDRALYELFILETFQAGLSWATILHKRENFRRAYEGFIPERVAAFNAAKVEELMQDGGFVRNRRKIEASIVNSRIFLDIVREFGSFDRYIWGFTDGKPVRESCELRTTSPLSDKVSNDLKKRGMRFVGSTCIYSTLQAIGVLAAHTDECDWSKS
- a CDS encoding AzlC family ABC transporter permease → MSGVDPRLAALRTAFLCTLPILAGFLFIGLAYGIYTNVSGFSFWYPMAMSALIFGGSLEFIATTLLLSPFAPLQTFLLALMVQGRHIFYGISMFERYRGTGWKKPYLIYGMCDESFSINYTTKISEGVDAGWFMFFVTLLNQIYWVASATIGGLVGTSLPINTEGIEFAMTGLFVVIFMEQWMNDPQHYTGILGLAAAGIALAVFGREAFMLPTMFIILAGCLALRPFIEGREMA
- the rnc gene encoding ribonuclease III, which codes for MAHEMTEGRRAALVRLSVQIGVSFGDLSLLDEALTHPSYTNEAKDDIPHNERLEFLGDAVLELASSTYLYAHFPECSEGELTKMRASLVQSETLARLARQLDLGSYLLLGRGELHNGGADRQNNLENAFEALVGAVYLDGGWETARDYVAHQLAAEALSVEKTHVARDYKTTLQEHVQQKRHASISYKLIGETGPDHDKRFTTRVLIGDEPMGEGTGRSKKEAEQQAAAAALDRIGLG
- a CDS encoding efflux RND transporter permease subunit: MAKFFIHRPIFAIVIAVMIVIIGTIAGFSLPIAQYPQISPPTVAVSANYTGASAAVVNETVAQVIEEQINGTQGMDYMSSTSDDTGRYSLSVTFDVGTDGDMDAVKVQNNAAGANASLPSSVQSAGVTTRKSSGQMAYFVSLYSEDGTYDRAFMKNYATLYFLDAIKRVSGVGDVQVFGADYAMRVWMNPDRLAELGLTVSDITRAINEQNVQAPAGTVGGMPTQNGQEKQFTGKVQGRLTTPEEFGNVIIAAGKDGTFVRLKDVARIETGQRQNNIVAKFNGYPAVGFGIQLTSDANAMITLAEVRKILEEAEKTFPPGLKMKSVFDSTDYINASIKEVVHTFLEALLLVVLVIFLFLQSWRATLIPLLAVPVSLIGAFGAFVLLDFSINTLTLFAMVLAIGLVVDDAIVVIENVEHHMESGLSPVDATERAMAEVQGPVVAIAFVLAAVFVPVAFLGGMMGVLYKQFALTIAISMAISAFVALSLTPALCALMLKPKKENGTKSVLDRFFDRFNNWFDATRKGYVGIVSKFIRKSKVAVIFLLIVCGLTAIIYRNLPTTFVPEEDQGYMMIAIQLPPGTSTNQTQKTVDKIQQAAQREIKGQSAVMSINGFDILAGGANSNGAVVFVGMKDWSQRAGLAESVAAAVGTMFRVGAMEAPEALVVAINPPALPGLGNVGGWSLQLQDMSGHSDTELNDIVNAILAEANTRPELRGVRSTFKINAPSYQYEIDREKVKNLGVQLSDVFTALQVNFGGYEVNDFNQFGRTYKVVLQSDVTYRTEAEAAKFVFVKNSQGGMVPLDTLLKPKLTTGPTQISRFNGARSITFQGSSGSGYSSGEAMNAITEIVQKHAGSGFSIEWSGQSREEKKSADSTMQVLALCLVFVFLCLAALYESWSVPFAVLFTVPTGIFGALFSEYILATIFGTIGIPAAGYQNSVYMQIGVIMVIGLAAKNAILIVEFAKIRVDRGMDPLKAAIQAAGLRLRPILMTSFAFIIGCLPLCMASGAGAAARNGMGVAVVGGMLFATILGIFLIPVFYVIVDRISRMLGLRKKAKTRTADDYM